gatgaagcttttggaagtcgacctagtgttttgggtagtttagccccaaaccatgctcgagtgtcgtttgatttgaaactatcattttatgggTCGAACTTGTGATACATTTGATTAAGGGTCTTCGTGCCGatgatgtaaactttaaacatgttAAACGTTAAAACGCTTGTATGAAATGGTTGACATCTTATAACCAATTGAATTGGCGTGTTAATGGttcattatttaaaaaaaaaaatatcgggttgtatacgggttgggttgtttcaccatCCATATTTGTCTGGATGATTAGACAAAATAGGAGGCACTAGCGTTTGTAAAATAGGATATTTTTGGTTCCAATCATGCGGCAAATTTAAACCCACGTCATCCATGAGCTCACGAACAACAGACTTGTCATTCCAGCCAGCACGAACTATATCTCTATGAGACACAATATCAGCGAATATACCAATGTTACTCCATGAATTATACCACGCCGAAGCAAGCCTCCCGTCTCCCACTTGACAAGACAAACAATTACGAATTTGAGGACGAATAAGGAGAATTTTACGCCAACTCCAATAAGCTCCAGCTTTTAGATCGACACTCCAAAAATGTTGATTCGCCAGCTTATACTCGTAAATCCACGTAACCCAAATGGAAGGTCTGACAGTCAGGATGTGCCACACATGAGTTGCCATTAAAGCAACATTCCAGTTTTTCAACCGTTTGATACCCAAACCACCCTCATCTTTCGGCCTACAAACATCATCCCATTCGACCTTGGCTTTACCACGCTTCATGGGCCCTTGACACCAAAGAAAATCACGAAGCAATTTCTCTATGTCTTTAATAAACATATCTGGAAGAATGAAAACAGAGCACCAATAGATTTGCATAGCCGTAAGGACTGAGATAATAAGTTGTACTCTTCCGGCGAACGATAATACTTATTCATCCAATTCTCCACCTTGATTTTAACTCTCTCCACTAAGATCTTACAATCACGATACATTAAGCGAGAAGAAATAAAGGGAATGCCAAGATACCTGATAGGCAATTTTCCTTCTTCGAACGGCATTAACATTAGAATATTATTTTTCATAGAGTCTGCAACATTACAAAAAAAGCCGTACTTTTTGGTAAGCTTGGAACTAAACCCGAACACCTTTTGAATTTCTCCAACGAATCTCGAATGACTTGAACAAAAGCCAGATTAGC
This genomic window from Rutidosis leptorrhynchoides isolate AG116_Rl617_1_P2 chromosome 2, CSIRO_AGI_Rlap_v1, whole genome shotgun sequence contains:
- the LOC139889817 gene encoding uncharacterized protein produces the protein MSRAPRRFIHRDRQVFTSFSININGELHGFFRGRRGLRQGNPMSPYLFTLVMEVLTLMITRNIARSLAFKFHSKCDKLKIVNLCFADDLFIFAHANLAFVQVIRDSLEKFKRCSGLVPSLPKNMFIKDIEKLLRDFLWCQGPMKRGKAKVEWDDVCRPKDEGGLGIKRLKNWNVALMATHVWHILTVRPSIWVTWIYEYKLANQHFWSVDLKAGAYWSWRKILLIRPQIRNCLSCQVGDGRLASAWYNSWSNIGIFADIVSHRDIVRAGWNDKSVVRELMDDVGLNLPHDWNQKYPILQTLVPPILSNHPDKYGW